The Cytobacillus oceanisediminis genomic interval GATCTGTTCTTAACCGAAACGGCAAAGTATGCTGATATTGTACTGCCGGCGGCTTCTTCTTTTGAGAATACGGACATATATTCATCCTATTGGCACCACTACATGCAAATTCAGGAGCCAGTCATTGAACCATACGGCGAGTCAAAATCTAATGTCGAAGTGTTTCGGCTTCTTGCAGAAGAAATGGGCTTACATGATGCTGTATTTAAAGAAACGGAAGAAGAAATGATTGATGCCGCATTAGATTTTCCGGCTAACCCCTTAATTGAGGAAATAAATGCTGAATCCCTGAAGAAAACCAAGTTTATCAAAGCGAGGGTAAAACCGCTTTTTCCAGGCAGGCTGCCCACGCCCAGCGGAAAAATAGAATTATTCTCGCAGAGAATGAAAGATGATGGATATCCTCCTCTGCCGACATACATACCGCTGAAGGAAGAAAATAAATTCCCTTTTCTGTTTGTGCCTGCACCGAACCATAACTTTTTGAATTCAACTTTTTCCAATAATACAAAACATGCAGCGATGGAGAAGGAACCGCGTCTTCACATAAATACAAGGGATGCTATAAATGCTGAAATTAAAGATGGTGACTTGGTTCGTATTTGGAATGAACGAGGGGAATGCGAACTTAAAGCGGCTGTTGGAGAACTTGTCCTTCCTGGTACAGTTGTTTCACAGGGCATATGGGCAGACGTCCCTGGAACAAATCATCTGGTCAATTCGCTGACTCCGGACCGGCTTTCTGATATGGGCGGCGGTGCCGTGTTCTTTTCAGGCCGGGTAAATGTTTCGAAAATCAGTAAAGATATTGACTAACCCCTGCAAAAATGCAGGGGTTTTTGTATTCTATGAAGCATTGTTAGGCTTAACATCAAAATCCTCTATGTATGAATCAATATCCGATGTATCTTTCAGGGCAATGACTTTTTTTCCTTCTGCAGCAAACCTGTCAAGCCGCTCAGCCATTTTCTTTTTGCGGGGTCCGTAAGTTGTCAGAATGAATTTTATAAACTTCCAGTCCATTTTCTCCTTGCATCCTGCTGCCATATCAGGCCGTGTTTTACCAAGATTGGTCAGCCATCTCTTCAATACCCTGTACAGACAGAGATACAGGGGAAGTTCTAGATATATGACTGTATCACACGCAGCTCCCCTGATTTCAAAAGTATTGCTGTAATTGCCTTCAATAATCCACTGCTGTTTTTTCACAAGTTCACGCTGGGCATCCGAAAATTCTTGAAGTCCGCTTTCCACCCAGCCGGGCTTCCAGAATACAGCATCCAGATGATGTACCTCAATGCCTGTTTTTTCACCTAATTTTCTGGCAAATGTTGATTTTCCTGCGCCTGCTGAAATCCCAATCACCATAATTCTTTTCAAATTATCAGGCTCCTTTCCAAAGCTGATTGATGACTTAGCCCAGTCTTTACGGAAAAGAATAATAACCACTTTAAAGGAAAAAATATCAACCATAGTCAATAAACGTACGAGGGAGGCAATCCCATGCAAAAGAATAAAACACGTCTCACAGCAGCTGAAATTGCATCTTTGTGGACTTCCTTTATGAATGACAGCATGGCTAAGTGCATTTTAGGGTTTATGCTTAAAGATCTGGAAGATAAAGAAATTAAGGGAGCAGTCCAATACGCATATGATTTGACCGCCACCCATTTAAACAAACTTGTCAAGTTTTTTCAGCAGAGTGAGCTGCCGGTGCCTAATGGTTTTTCTGATAACGACGTCATTATGTCTGCACCGTGGCTCTTTTCTGATATATTTTGTTTAACCTATATAAACCATATGGCTCGGACAGGTCTTATTTCTTATGGCGGCTTTCTCTCCATGAGTTCACGGGAAGACATATGTGAGTACTTTACAAATGGGCTTCATGAAACTTCCGTTCTATATAATAAGTCAACCCGGATTGCCCTTAGCAAAGGCCTGCTGGCAAGGCACCCTTCTATTGAAACGCCCCCTGTGACTGAATATATAGACAGCAAGAGTTATTTAAGCGGGCTGAATCCTTTGTCCAATAAAAGACCTTTAAATGCAATAGAAATATCACATCTATATATGAATGTCATGACCAATGCCATGGGGGTAAACTTAAGCCTCAGTTTTGCTCAGACCTCACCAGTAAAAGAGGTTTCAGATTTTATGCTCAGAGGTGCGGAAATAGCTAATAAACATATTAAAATCTTTACAGATATCCTGCTGCAAAATGATATTCCAACCCCCCGTCTGCCTGATGTCAGTGTCAGCAATTCGGTTACACAGACTTTTTCAGATAAGCTGATTATGTTCCATATGAGTTTAATCAGTGCTGCGGGAACCGGAAATTATGCTACAGCAGCAGCTGCCAGCCAGCGCAGCGATCTGGCAATTAATTATGAACGCTTGTCCATTGAAATTGCCAAATATGCCAAAACGGGAGCAGACATTATGATTAAACATCATTGGATGGAAAAGCCGCCCGGCACAAAAGACCGAAAAAAATTAGCTCAGAATAAAAACGGATCATGATGGAAAAAGGAGCTGGCCTGCTCTTTTTCCTTATGGTTCACCATATGACCTTTTCATTGCTGAGTTCAAAGCCTGAACAAGTGTTTCATGCCATCCCTCGGAATAATCAGCTATTTGCAGAGGATCGACCAGCATCCTTTCTGATGACTCATACCGTGCTTCAAAGTCGAGCATCCTTTCTATATTCATATGATAAAATACCTGATAGCCTATTTTGGGATATGCGCTTCTTTCAGTCCACAGCAGATTTTCACTATGGTCTGCGATAATATATCCCAAATGTGTGCACTGCCCTTCCACATAACCTTCTTCCATGGCTTCTCTCTTAAAACATTGTTCGGGGCTTTCACCCTTTTCTATGTGTCCGCCGGGAATATCCCACCCCCGGTTCTGCAAATTTACTAATAAAACCTTTTCTTCCAAAAAGCAAAACCCATGGGCGCTCGTAATTAATTCTCTCTCTGGAGGATATGCTGCCTCCTTCCAGGTTAATTTTATCCTTGCTCCGCCCCAATCCACGTAAGCAGCAGTCATATATTTACCTCTCTTTTTTTTAATCCGCTTGATTACATTCAACACTTGTGGTTTTATTTCCTCTTTTGCAGCTAAGTGGTTCCTGCTTAAAGATTTTTCTTGAAAAGTGCTATAATATGAAAGTATTTAAAAAAGAAGGGCTTGATCATATGGCAATAACAAAGAAAAAACGGGTATTAAAAGAGATAAGACAGCTCATCATGATCACGATAGGTGCGGTGATTGCAGCGGCAGGACTTGAGTTTTTCCTCGTCCCCAATAATATTCTCGATGGCGGGGTTATCGGTCTTTCCATTATCGCTGCTGAACTGACCGGGATGACCATGAGTATATTCTTGATTGTTTTAAACCTGCCATTTCTCTATATCGGCTTCCGTAAAATAGGAATGAAATTTACGATACATACGTTATACGGTGTTATAGTTTTATCTGCCAGTACCGCTTACCTGCATCATTTTGAGCCGGTTACCAATGATTTATTTTTAGCGACAGTCATTGGAGCTGTCATTCTCGGTACAGGGGTCGGCCTTGTGATCAGAACTGGCGGAGCTTTGGATGGATCAGAAATCATCGCCATCCTAGTCAGCAAGAAGCGTCCAGTGTCTGTCGGCCAATTTATCATGATTGTCAACGTATTTATATTTATTCTTGCGGCCTTCCTCGTTTTCAGCTGGGAAACAGCCATGTACTCCATTATCACCTATTATATTGCTTATAAAATGATTGATATCGTTGTGGAAGGTATGGAAGAGCTGAAGTCGGTTACGATCATTTCTGATACGCCTGAAGAAATCTCTGCAGAGCTTATGAAGCAATTGGGGCGGGGAATGACCTATATTCAGGGCCAGGGTGTTTTTACTGGTGAGCCGAAAAAAATCATTTATACCATCGTAACACGGATTGAATTATCTACGCTCCGTTCGATTGTGGAAGATATCGACCCGAATGCATTAGTGGCTATAGAAAATATTGCCGATGTCAGCGGCAGCAACTTTGACAAGGGTACAGCGCATTAAATGTAAATTGAAAAAGCAGGCTCCCTTCACATGCATCAGTGATGGAGACTGCTTTTTTTGCTATAAAAACAGCAGCAAGCTGAGCGCCATGACGGCCATTCCTGCCACAAGACCATAAATGGAGGTATGGGCTTCATCATACTTCTTGGCAGCCGGCAATAATTCATCGAGAGAAATGAACACCATTATTCCGGCAACTGCGGCAAAAATGACACCAAACATTACATCGTTTAAATATGGCATTAAAATCAAGTATGCCACAAATGCGCCAATTGGCTCTGACAGACCTGATAAAAATGAAAGCTTAAAAGCCTTCTTCTTGCTCCCAGTGGCATAATAGACAGGAACTGAGACAGCAATCCCCTCTGGAATATTATGGATTGCGATAGCCGCCGCAATGGCGATTCCAAGCGATGGGTCCTGGAGTGCAGATGTAAAAGTTGCAATTCCTTCCGGGAAGTTATGAATCGCAATCGCCAAAGCCGCAAAGGTCCCCATTTTTAAGAGTGCCGGATCTTCGACGACCTTGCCTGCATCATTCATTTCTTCAACTGTTCTTACTTCATGCGGGTTATCCTTTTTAGGAATAAACCGATCAATTAACGCAATGAGGATTATCCCCCCAAAAAAACCTCCAACAGTTGCCCAGTTGCCGTTTACTTGACCTAATGCTCCTACAAGTGCATCTTTTGCTTTTACAAAGATTTCAATCATGGAGACATAAATCATTACACCTGCGGAAAAGCCAAGTGCCAATGATAAAAACTTCGTATTCGTTCTAGAAGTAAAAAAAGCCATTAAACTGCCAATACCTGTCGCTAAGCCGGCAAACAATGTGAGACCTAATGCAAATAATACTTCCTGCGACATTTCACTCTCTCCTTTTTCACTGTTGCCAAAAAGTTTCTCCAGGGCAACTTTTGCCTTAAAAAAATATATATCCAAGATTACTAAAAGTATATGCGCCTATCTTAAAAAGTTTACTTTGGTAAACATTTTATCTCCAACGCAAACCAAAAGCAATAAAAATAACTCTGCAATTCATTTTTCTTCAATATTATAAGAATGATTCAGGAAAATGTGCATTATAAAAAGCAAAAAAACCTCCGCCATTTACCACAGCGAAGATCAATCCCAGAAACACTTTAATTTGAAAAGTTCCTGAAAGTACCCTCATACTGATAAAAAGGCTGCAGGGGTTATATCAGGGACTGCTTTCCATGCGTGCTGCTAAAAAGCGGACAGCTGAAGGATGAAGCAGGGTATCGGCATCAAGCGTGATAACATACTCTGTTGTCACATGCTGCAGTCATTTGTTTAATGCATGGAATTTTCCCGGCTTAGATTCCTTTAAAACTATGATTTCAATGTTAAGCTCTTTTTTAGCCCTTACTAATTCACAATAGGTATTATCTGAAGAACGATTATCTATAACAATAGCTTTAATTTTGCCTTTATAATCCTGGCTCGTCACATAGCTTAACGTCTGAAAGATTGTACTGCAGAAAAGAGGTGGCTGAATACTAACTTTTTATTAATGGAGACATATAATTTTTTTCTTCCGCGTCTTGCCATCGGTTTGATGGGTGTTAGACTTGGCTGCATAGGCTCACCTTCAGAATAATATATTTAATTAAAAAATATATTATTTTGAAGGTGAAGTATCGCGGTAAATAATACCAGAATCCCAGCCGGATGAATCTTGCAATTCTGACGCATGGGTTCGAGAATATTCATATGCTGAACTTCCTATTACTCCGGGTAGGTATCCCTTAAAAAATCAATTGATTGAACAATTAATTCCTTTAGCACTTCTACATCGATATCTGCAATCTTATTTATGTAAACACAAGCTTTTCCAGTTGTATGTTTCCCAAACCGTTCAAGCAATTCATCTCTTTTTTTATCCCCGGGTGCAAAATAAAGGCTGATTTTTGCCTTTCTTGGCGAAAAGCCAACAAGTGGTGCATCCCCTTCATGACCAGTTGCATATTTATAATGATACGAACCAAAGCCAATGATGCTTGGTCCCCACATTTTTGCCTGATAGCCTGTCGTTTCTGTAAAGATATCCAGCAGCCTATATGCATCCTCCCTCTTTTTAGGACTCTCAACCTTTTCTATAAATTCAATTACACTATTATCGTTCTCCTTTGTTTTAACTTCGTACATAATAGGCCAACTCCTTATTTGGATTTGAATAGTACTTCTCTAAAAAACAGGTAATGTCCTTCTGAAAACCAATCTCCCAGCAAAAAAAGAGCAACCATATGATTGGTCCTCACCCGCTTCTTATTTTAGAAAGGTACCTTCCATATACTCCTTATAAGCGGTTCTAATTTCTTCTTCAGTGTTCATAACAAACGGTCCACGTGCAACAACCTTTTCTTTGACTGGCTCGCCTGCATATAGTAAAAAGCGCAAAGGCTCTTCGGCTTTAACGAAAATTTCGCTTCCAGCGTTCCCGCCATCTCCCAATTCAAGAACCTGGCCTTTTGCTGCATGTGCTTCATTTTCTCCAAAAACCCCGCTGCCTTCTAAAATATAGATGAAGCCCTTGTAGCTTCCAGGCAGGTCTTGCGAGGCTGCCGTACCTTTTTTCATCCTTGCTTCAACCATCGTTACAGGCACATGATTTATGGCAGGAGATACAACCCCCTTCGAGGATCCGGAGAAGACTTTAAAAATAACGCCCTCTTCCTCTCTTACAGGAACTTCACTGCCTTTAAGATTTTGATATCTTGGCGCTGTCATTTTCTTCTCGCTGGGAAGATTGATCCACAGCTGCAGCGAATGGGCAGTTATTCCTTCTAATGGCACTTCGTTATGAACGACACCGCTGCCTGCTGTCATCCATTGAACATCACCAGGCCCTAACACGCCTCCCTCACCGGAATGACTATCGAAATGCTCAATAGCCCCTTCAATGACATAAGTTACGGTTTCTATGCCGCGATGGGGATGGACGTCAAACGCGCCCTTTTGGAATTTATCCTCCATCATCAGTAGGAATGGGTCAAACTTTTCCCAATTCCCTGGTTCTATCACAGGGCCTGCTGCATGAATGGGACTATGCTCCTGCAGATTTACTTTCCTGATAGAAGCAATTTCCCGCTTAGTTATTTCCTCACTTTCCATATGCCATTTCTCCCCTTTACATGTAAAGGGAGCAATTGTAAGACAATTGCTCCCTCTATGATTATTGATTACCTTTTTTAACCCATCCGGCAACTGTGACAGTTCTTTTCGCCTGATGCTTAACAGCTTCCTTCACATCTTCAATCATTTTTCCATCCTGGTCAACCGTTACGCTTGTTCCATATGGATTGCCGCCTGCTCCGAAGAGAACCGGATCTGTATAACCAGGAGCAGCCACAATCGCACCCCAATGATACATTGTAGTATAAAGCGAAAGAATAGTTGCTTCCTGGCCGCCATGCGGATTTTGGGCTGATGTCATTGCGCTTACTGCCTTATTCGCAAGCTTTCCTTTCGCCCAAAGACCGCCAGTTGTATCAAGGAACTGCTTCATTTGGGAAGGCATATTGCCGAAACGGGTCGGTACGCTGAATATAATGGCATCTGCCCATTCTAGATCGTCTGGCTTAATTTCAGGTACATCCTTTGTCGCCTCGACAGTTGCTTTCCATGCAGGATTGCCTTCAATTGCTGATTGCGGCGCCAGTTCTGGAACCTTAAAAACTTTAACTTCCGCACCAGCTTCTTTGCCGCCTTCCTCCGCCCATTTAGACAATTGATAGTTTGTTCCGCCCATGCTGTAAAAAATGACTGCCAATTTTACATTTTCCATATTACTCGTCTCCTTTTTAGTTGAATTTCCAAATAACCTTGATAGGATACCCATGTCTGCACCGCCTATTCTTTCAATTCTCTTCCCTTATATTCATTAGATTAACTATTTTTATATTTGTTTATACCAGCGGGCTGCAGCCTGAACTTCACCCATGGTTAATTGGTGACCAAAACTTTCCCAGTGAAGTTCGACTTTCGCTCCTGCACTTTCCAATAAAGACTGTAAATCAGTGGATTCTTCTGCCGGACAAATCGGGTCATTGGTTCCTGCCGCGATAAATACTGATGTTCCGCTAAGATCAGGCAGTTCAGCACCACGCCTTGGAACCATCGGATGGTGCAGAATCGCTGCTTTTAAGGAGTTTTCATGATGGAATAATAAGCTTCCTGCAATATTAGCTCCATTTGAATAGCCAATTGCCACAATGTTTTCACGCTCAAATTCGTATTTTTGTACAGCTTCATCTAAAAAGCCGTTTAATTCTTTTGTGCGGAAAATCAGATCTTTTTCATCAAAGACACCTTCTGCCAGCCTGCGGAAAAATCTCGGCATACCATTTTCCAGCACATTTCCGCGCACACTTAGAACAGAGGCTTCCGGATCAATATGCCCTGCAAGCGGAAGCAGGTCAGTTTCTGTACCTCCCGTTCCGTGAAGCAGCAATAATACAGGTTTAGAAGGATCTTTTCCTTTTTGAAAAATATGTTTCATAGTATCTTCCCCTCTTCGTTTTAATCCAGTTCCCTAACTTTAATAGGGATTAATTTCCGCTCGATGCGATTTCTCATATCCTCATATTGTTCAGGAAGCATCAGCTTCTCTCCCATTTTCCCAGGTGATTCGTCATGAGCAAATCCAGGAGGGTCGGTTGCAATCTCAAAAAGAATTTCCCCTTGCTCCCGAAAATAAATGGCATTAAAATAATTCCGGTCCCTGACTGGCGTCACGCCATAGCCATTTGACCTCACATATTCCTGCCACTCCAATTGATCCTCGTCATCTTCTGACCGCCAGGCGATATGATGGACAGTGCCGACACCCATCTGGCCGCGCTTGCCGGAAATCTTTTTCAGGTCTATGACATTGCCGATTTGAGCTGAGGATTGGAATCGGATCATTTCTCCTTCTTCCCCAATGCGTTCAAGGCCCATTACCCTTTCAAGCAGATGTGCAGTTTGTTCAGGCTGGGATGAATAAAGAGTCGCCCCGGCAAAACCCTTTATTGCAACATCAGGAGTGATGCCTCCAAAAGACCATGTATTAAGCTCTCCCTCATCTCTTTCCACCATTTCTAATACCAGGCCATGTGGATCAAGAAGCTTTATTGATTCTTCTCCGAATCTTTTTTCTATTGTGTAAGAAATTTTGAATTTCTTAAATCTGTCTTGCCAAAATCCAAGGGCACCCTTGGGAATGGCATAGGAGGTGACCCTAACCTGCCATCCCCTATGACTCCCGGGAAGGCATTTGCCCATGGAAAGAAAGTAATAATTGTCCCAGGCTTTCCTTCTTCATTGCCAAAGTACAGATGATAAGTCCCGGGGTCATCAAAATTCACGGTCTGCTTGACCATTCTCAAACCTAGTACTCCTGCATAGAAATCTACATTCTCCTGCGGATGGCCGACGATGGCAGTGATATGATGGATCCCACTAGTTTTTCTGCCCACTCTTTACACCTCTCCCTATTTAATGTAACCTAAGTTCAGCCAATAAAACTCATTTCAATTCAAATATTTTCATTTCAAGATATTAAACCGCAATTTAAATATCTGTTCGTCTTTTCACTTTTTCAAGTAAATTTATTAAATGATCCAGCTCAGCTGAATTCAATTCTTCAAAAAAAGAGTTCACCCATTGCTGGTGTTTCGGCATAATCTCTTCCAATAACTTATTTCCTTTGTCAGTTAAACCAATATGAATCGCCCGGCGGTCATTCGGACATGCGATCCGTTTGGCATATCCCTTTTCCACAAGCTTATCAATTACATAAGTCATCGAGCCGCTCGTAATTAGTATCCTCTTACCAATTTCGTGTATCGTTTGCATATCTTTGTGGTATAGAGCTTCCAGCACAGAAAACTCGGTCATGCTAAGGCTATAATTGGTGATACTGTCCTTAATGCATTCATGGATGGACTTGGATGTCTGCATGAGAATCAGGAATGCCGGGTTAGGGCACGACCTTTCCATATTATCACCTACCTCAATACCTCGAATTAATTTATCTTGATTTCGAGATAATTATAAAATACATTTATGATTGTGTCAATCTTCCGATTTGAAGAACTCTTTCTTCATTCTGCAGTGAAAACGCACTGAATATATTATTTCATTCAGCATATTGACTTCATATTTAACATAAAGGTATATATGAATTATAATATTAGAATTTTCCGATAAATAAAGGGGTGAGGGAATGTATAATGCATACTGCCGAATGTATCAAAAAACCTTCAAGCTGGTATCGCCTTTTCTGCCATGGCGGGAACCTGAATTATTAGAAGGTGCCAATAGCCTGGACAAGCTTCCTGATCTTATTAAGAGGAAAAACATCAGCAGAATTCTGATTGTAACTGACAGCGGCATCAGCGCTCTTGGCCTAATGAATGGTTTGCTGTTAAATTTACAGAAAAAGAACATTGTATTTTTTATATATGATAAAACCATTCCAAATCCGACAATTACTAATATTGAAGAAGCACTGGAAGTATATAAAAAGAATGACTGCCAGGGGATTATTGCTTTTGGCGGGGGTTCTCCGATGGATTGCGCCAAAGGAGTTGGTGCAAGAGCTGTGAAGCCAAAGAAAAGCATTTCACAATTAAAAGGCCAATTTAAGGTTAGAAAAGAGCTCCCTCCCCTTTTTGCAGTTCCAACCACAGCAGGTACTGGAAGTGAAGCCACTGTTGCAGCGGTCATTACCGACAGCAAATCACATGAAAAATATGCGATCATTGATTTGAACCTAATCCCGCATTATGCAGTTCTTGACCCCTTGATAACATTAAAAATGCCACCTCATATAACAGCAGCAACCGGTATGGATGCACTAACCCATGCCGTCGAAGCCTACATTGGCAGAAGCAATACAGCAGAGACTAGAAAATTCAGCATCGATGCAGTCCGGCTAATTTATGATAATCTTTATGAAACATACAAGAATGGCGAAAACCTGACGGCAAGAGCCAATATGCAAAAAGCTGCTTATCTCGCAGGACTGGCTTTCACCAGGGCCTATGTTGGCAATGTTCATGCTATTGCCCATACGCTCGGAGGTTTTTATTCGGTCCCTCACGGTTTGGCAAATGCCATCATCCTTCCATATGTCCTGGAGCATTATGGAGAGGCAGTGTGGAATCCTTTGGCTGAGCTGGCAGAGGCTGCTGGTATCGGCGATGCAGCAGATTCGGCTGAAGAAAATGCAAAGAACTTTATCCTCAGCATAAAATCCCTAAACAGCAGAATGGGGATTCCGCCAAAAGTGAGCGGAATTCAAGACAGTGACATTCCCATCATGGCTGAACGTGCCTTAAAGGAAGCAAATCCCCTGTATCCTGTTCCGAAAATCTTCAGCAGAGATGATATGTTTAGACTGTACCAGCTGATAAAAGATTAAGAGTCAGATTGCACTTGACTGCAATCTGCCTTTCTAAAACCGTTTCTTTATAAAATTCATGAATACAAGCATGGAAGTTGATATCAGTAATATAATTGAAACCCACATCCACGCCATTTCCATATCCCCTGAATCCATAGCAACGTAGATCGCGGTGGGAAGTGTTTGTGTCTTTCCGGGAATATTGCCTGCAAACATTAATGTGGCCCCAAATTCTCCTATTGCCCTTGCAAAGCTTAATATTGCTCCTGTCATGATGGCTTTAGAAGCCAGCGGCATCGTTACATACAGAAAAACCTTTAAATCTGATGCACCATCGACTCTTGAGGCGTCTTCAATCTCATTGTCAATGGATTCAAAACCAGCCCTTGCAGATTGATACATCAGAGGAAAGGCTACTACGGCCGCTGCAATAACAGCAGCCCACCACGTGAAAATAACTGGCCCGTTAAACAGCCATTCAATCCCTCGGCCGACGAAAGATTGCTTTCCGAAAACCACAATCAGCAGAAATCCTACAACGGAAGGCGGAAGGACCAATGGCAAAAGCAGCAAAGTATCTATAATTGCCTGGCCTTTAAACGTCCGATTTGCCATCAATTTTGCAGCTAAAACCCCTATCACTAAAACAGCGAGAAGCGATATAGAGGCAATTTCCAGTGAGAGTTTAACCGGTGACCAAAAGTATTCGGATTGAATCATTTCAGCAGGTAAGAAAAACCGTATTGCTCCATTTTAGACATACCTTGTTCAGATTGCATAAATCCGTAGAAAAGCTGTGCCGCTTCCCGGTTTTTACTCTCATTTAAAACTCCCAGCGGATAGAAAATAACCATATAAACTCCTTTGTAAATAGAAATACATCTGTTAAATATAATATACCTTATCATTATAAATGAAAAATTAAGAGCAGCATTCTATTAACTTGGATTTTTTGTGTCAAAAGTCATATTTAGATTTTTATAGTAAATCACTGTTGCCTCCAAATGGCCATGGGCAGACTGTGCGAAGCCTGGTATGATGCCTGCTTTAACATATCCTGCTGATTGATAAAGGATATTGGAAACATCTCCTTCTCTTGTATCAAGCACAAGCAGGCTTCGGCCCTCCTGCTTCGCTTTATCTTCTGCGGCTTTTAATAGCAGGCGTCCCAGACCCTTTCTGCGGATGGAGGGATCAGTCATTAATTTTGCAATCTCCGCACGATGGATTCCATTTTCTTTCTGGCATAAATGGAGCTGGATTGTTCCGGCAGCTTTCCCATCCATTACAGCTAAAAACAAAACCACATCATTATTATTTATTAAATCCTCCCAATATTCCTCTGCCTTATCTTGATCAAGCGGGGGCAGAAACCCTATTGACGCTCCCTCATTTACCACCTCAATTAATAGTTTGGACAGCTCTTTTTTATATCCTTCAATGGATTTAACCTCGAAAATATCCATTCCCATTCACCCGTTTCTTTAATTTATCAAACAAATCCGCTTCTAGCGAATCTAATACATTAACATTCCATATAAGTAAAAAGTTCTCCTCCCTTCCTCAAAACAAAACTCCAAATAAAAAGCTCTGCCAAAAATTTCAGGCAAAGCTTTCATTATGCTTTTATCGGAACCAGCCCTTCATCTTAAACCACCAAAACATGCCCAAGGCAATAATAAACATTAAAAACAGCGTTTCAAAGTATCCATATTTCCATGTTAATTCCGGCATGTTTTCAAAATTCATTCCGTAAATGCCCGCTATGAAGGTTAATGGCATGAATATAGTGGTTATCACGGTAAGGACTCTCATCACCCGGTTTGTCTGATGTGAGTTGATCGATAAATAACTGTCACGGATATCGGTCGTCAATTCCCTGTTTCCATCAATCATTTCAGTCAATTTCAATAAGTGGTCATGAATATCAGCAAAGTATTCGTATCTTTCCTTTACCCCTTTAAGTCTATGGGAATTAATTACACGGTATATTAAATCCCGCATCGGAATGACAGTATATCTTATCTGCAATAAATGATGGCGTATATCAAATAATTTCTCCAATAATTCTTCCATAGTTTCATCATTTGGATTATCTTCAATGAGACTCAAACGATCTTCCAGCTGATAAACGATGGGAAAGTAATTATCCACTATTTTATCAATGATATGGTACATGACCAGATAGGGGTCCCATTTATTAATTTTCTTACTCAGGCTCAGCCTTTCCCAAACATCATTCATTT includes:
- a CDS encoding iron-containing alcohol dehydrogenase, whose amino-acid sequence is MYNAYCRMYQKTFKLVSPFLPWREPELLEGANSLDKLPDLIKRKNISRILIVTDSGISALGLMNGLLLNLQKKNIVFFIYDKTIPNPTITNIEEALEVYKKNDCQGIIAFGGGSPMDCAKGVGARAVKPKKSISQLKGQFKVRKELPPLFAVPTTAGTGSEATVAAVITDSKSHEKYAIIDLNLIPHYAVLDPLITLKMPPHITAATGMDALTHAVEAYIGRSNTAETRKFSIDAVRLIYDNLYETYKNGENLTARANMQKAAYLAGLAFTRAYVGNVHAIAHTLGGFYSVPHGLANAIILPYVLEHYGEAVWNPLAELAEAAGIGDAADSAEENAKNFILSIKSLNSRMGIPPKVSGIQDSDIPIMAERALKEANPLYPVPKIFSRDDMFRLYQLIKD
- a CDS encoding MarR family winged helix-turn-helix transcriptional regulator, whose amino-acid sequence is MERSCPNPAFLILMQTSKSIHECIKDSITNYSLSMTEFSVLEALYHKDMQTIHEIGKRILITSGSMTYVIDKLVEKGYAKRIACPNDRRAIHIGLTDKGNKLLEEIMPKHQQWVNSFFEELNSAELDHLINLLEKVKRRTDI
- the modB gene encoding molybdate ABC transporter permease subunit translates to MIQSEYFWSPVKLSLEIASISLLAVLVIGVLAAKLMANRTFKGQAIIDTLLLLPLVLPPSVVGFLLIVVFGKQSFVGRGIEWLFNGPVIFTWWAAVIAAAVVAFPLMYQSARAGFESIDNEIEDASRVDGASDLKVFLYVTMPLASKAIMTGAILSFARAIGEFGATLMFAGNIPGKTQTLPTAIYVAMDSGDMEMAWMWVSIILLISTSMLVFMNFIKKRF
- the corA gene encoding magnesium/cobalt transporter CorA, producing MIRIQAVNKKNELQKDITFERLKAEWESYKWFWVDFDQPTEEETAELDKTFHFHPLAIEDCVVKLQRPKMDYYEDYSFFVTHSLNHINEDKQEINFFIGSNYIVSYHHELSKEMNDVWERLSLSKKINKWDPYLVMYHIIDKIVDNYFPIVYQLEDRLSLIEDNPNDETMEELLEKLFDIRHHLLQIRYTVIPMRDLIYRVINSHRLKGVKERYEYFADIHDHLLKLTEMIDGNRELTTDIRDSYLSINSHQTNRVMRVLTVITTIFMPLTFIAGIYGMNFENMPELTWKYGYFETLFLMFIIALGMFWWFKMKGWFR
- a CDS encoding substrate-binding domain-containing protein; translation: MVIFYPLGVLNESKNREAAQLFYGFMQSEQGMSKMEQYGFSYLLK
- a CDS encoding GNAT family N-acetyltransferase, which translates into the protein MDIFEVKSIEGYKKELSKLLIEVVNEGASIGFLPPLDQDKAEEYWEDLINNNDVVLFLAVMDGKAAGTIQLHLCQKENGIHRAEIAKLMTDPSIRRKGLGRLLLKAAEDKAKQEGRSLLVLDTREGDVSNILYQSAGYVKAGIIPGFAQSAHGHLEATVIYYKNLNMTFDTKNPS
- a CDS encoding alpha/beta hydrolase, which translates into the protein MKHIFQKGKDPSKPVLLLLHGTGGTETDLLPLAGHIDPEASVLSVRGNVLENGMPRFFRRLAEGVFDEKDLIFRTKELNGFLDEAVQKYEFERENIVAIGYSNGANIAGSLLFHHENSLKAAILHHPMVPRRGAELPDLSGTSVFIAAGTNDPICPAEESTDLQSLLESAGAKVELHWESFGHQLTMGEVQAAARWYKQI